One window of the Natronomonas marina genome contains the following:
- a CDS encoding PQQ-binding-like beta-propeller repeat protein, which yields MDLRRVAERSRTVWGAFFDCISTNDQIIFSDRTGVGAIKRGEPNAEWKFNVGKRNTPQKVVSDSNSVFVATKGVSEDNCHRRGTVHSLQLSNGRENWTFSLPTDIKEVAISEGVIIVGAVGRLCGVDPETGSKIWEKSCLVLPPTKGILRRSHGDIPPD from the coding sequence CTGGATCTACGGAGGGTAGCAGAGAGATCACGAACAGTTTGGGGGGCCTTTTTTGATTGTATATCAACCAATGATCAAATAATATTCTCTGATAGAACTGGCGTCGGAGCGATTAAACGTGGCGAACCAAATGCCGAATGGAAATTTAATGTAGGAAAGCGAAATACGCCTCAAAAAGTTGTTTCTGATTCAAATTCCGTTTTCGTTGCTACAAAAGGTGTTTCCGAAGACAACTGTCACCGGCGAGGAACGGTGCACTCGCTACAACTATCAAACGGTCGTGAAAATTGGACCTTTTCTTTACCAACCGATATTAAAGAGGTGGCAATCTCTGAAGGCGTAATTATAGTGGGTGCGGTTGGACGACTCTGTGGCGTAGATCCCGAGACTGGGTCAAAGATATGGGAAAAAAGTTGCCTTGTTTTGCCGCCGACTAAGGGTATCCTCAGGCGTTCTCACGGTGATATTCCGCCAGATTAA
- a CDS encoding PQQ-binding-like beta-propeller repeat protein → MIQRGKKSTKTDSPGIAVTGDSLIFGGYANVSMINTTTGRTIWSRRFNSDYIKPAIAGDTAFVAGSGRKNAEWDSKIKYFDINSGKRMASLQLDEGRIHGPAIANNTLFVTSDSGTVYAFTGGE, encoded by the coding sequence GTGATTCAACGAGGCAAAAAAAGTACAAAAACGGACTCCCCCGGAATTGCAGTTACCGGTGACTCACTCATATTTGGGGGATACGCGAACGTAAGTATGATCAATACCACGACTGGCAGGACGATATGGAGTAGAAGATTCAACTCTGACTATATCAAACCAGCAATAGCTGGCGACACGGCATTTGTAGCCGGAAGTGGGAGGAAAAATGCAGAGTGGGATTCCAAAATAAAATACTTTGACATAAATTCTGGTAAAAGAATGGCTTCACTCCAACTTGACGAAGGTCGTATTCACGGCCCTGCGATCGCTAATAATACGTTATTTGTCACGTCTGACTCGGGTACCGTCTACGCGTTTACGGGTGGTGAGTAA
- a CDS encoding IS5 family transposase, with the protein MASLRRLAWMCRNLAKQHVDDPDVPAAPDGADGYAEWVQIAVILFRVELEKSLRETEDYLNEMPHVLGVFELKEAPHYSSFCRWEDQYRMRELRRLLRASAEQAGWSGEAAIDASGFQRDQTSYHYRDRANYSLQSLKTTILIDVNSLAIKDVHYTTKKAWDGHIGMQVFRRNAEDLRVLSADANYSWSDLREECRSNSTRPLIKHREQTPLQKAHNARMNDDYNQRWMSETGFSQLKEDDGEKLRSRSWHGQFRELTRKCIVHNLTQAAS; encoded by the coding sequence ATGGCATCGCTCAGACGGCTTGCCTGGATGTGTCGAAACCTTGCCAAACAGCACGTTGACGACCCGGACGTACCCGCCGCGCCGGACGGCGCGGACGGGTACGCCGAGTGGGTGCAAATCGCGGTGATTCTGTTCCGCGTCGAACTGGAGAAGAGTCTCCGTGAGACCGAGGACTACCTCAACGAGATGCCACATGTCCTCGGCGTGTTCGAACTCAAGGAAGCACCGCACTACAGTTCGTTCTGCCGGTGGGAAGATCAGTACCGGATGCGGGAACTCCGCCGCCTGCTCCGCGCGTCGGCGGAGCAGGCGGGCTGGAGTGGTGAAGCCGCGATTGACGCGAGTGGCTTCCAGCGCGATCAAACCAGCTACCACTACCGCGACCGCGCGAACTACTCGTTGCAGTCGCTGAAGACGACCATCTTGATCGACGTGAACTCCCTGGCGATCAAGGACGTTCACTACACGACGAAGAAGGCGTGGGACGGTCACATCGGGATGCAGGTCTTCCGCCGGAACGCGGAAGACCTGCGGGTGTTGTCTGCCGACGCGAACTATTCGTGGAGCGACCTCCGGGAGGAGTGTCGCTCCAACTCGACGCGACCGTTGATCAAACACAGGGAGCAGACACCGTTACAGAAGGCTCACAACGCCCGGATGAACGATGACTACAACCAGCGCTGGATGAGTGAAACCGGCTTCTCGCAGTTGAAGGAGGACGACGGCGAGAAGCTCCGCTCCCGGAGCTGGCACGGCCAGTTCCGGGAGCTGACTCGGAAGTGCATCGTGCATAACCTGACGCAGGCGGCGAGTTAG